The following proteins are encoded in a genomic region of Raphanus sativus cultivar WK10039 unplaced genomic scaffold, ASM80110v3 Scaffold5054, whole genome shotgun sequence:
- the LOC130507652 gene encoding LOW QUALITY PROTEIN: protein LYK2-like (The sequence of the model RefSeq protein was modified relative to this genomic sequence to represent the inferred CDS: inserted 1 base in 1 codon) gives HKPHNATALLQKKKKRSSKKLMIAVSSAIAGVIGLITLMVLGYLQWKKETRLQSWISNKDPETRQLSLSIRTTSDKKISFEGSQDGSILESHNTLVVVGNGTTTPRKPVLEIYTFEELEKATENFSSSNHIKGSVYFASLKGKDLAIKQVSAGVMKRFDFGLLNDQSHYYTHNLMRVLGTCFRESDDGCYLVFEYAKNGSLWDWLQNKLAIKNQFIESCYCFLAWKQRIKICHDVAIALKFMHRXNYVHGNIMSRNIFLNEDLRGKVGNFGMSSKDDNIASPATDVFAYGIIVMEVMSGQTPEMLLGTQEKEEENRVPEWKRLRGVITGEMEMLREVMDSTLGESYSVESAYEMARLATDCTAEEAELRPTAAEIVERVSRLVDEDDDDAVIIERDHNNNTLISESSYKPLVRKGGSSSIIDEF, from the exons CATAAACCACATAACGCCACGGCGCTCctccagaagaagaaaaaacggTCGTCAAAGAAGCTGATGATCGCTGTGAGCAGCGCGATTGCGGGAGTTATAGGTCTTATCACTCTCATGGTGTTGGGTTACTTGCAGTGGAAGAAAGAGACGCGTCTGCAAAGCTGGATAAGCAATAAAGATCCAGAGACGCGGCAGCTGAGCCTGAGCATCCGAACCACCAGTGACAAGAAAATCTCCTTTGAAGGTTCGCAGGACGGTTCCATTTTGGAATCCCACAACACACTTGTTGTTGTTGGCAATGGCACCACTACTCCCCGAAAGCCCGTTCTAGAGATTTACACGTTCGAGGAGCTGGAGAAAGCCACTGAGAATTTCAGCTCAAGCAATCACATCAAAGGTTCCGTTTATTTCGCTTCTCTCAAAGGCAAAGACTTGGCTATCAAGCAAGTGAGCGCTGGTGTCATGAAAAGATTCGATTTTGGGCTTCTCAACGATCAGTCACACTACTACACTCACAATCTGATGAGGGTTCTCGGGACATGTTTCAGAGAATCCGACGATGGTTGTTATCTGGTATTCGAGTATGCAAAGAATGGGTCCCTCTGGGATTGGCTCCAGAACAAGTTGGCCATCAAGAATCAATTCATCGAGTCTTGTTACTGTTTCCTGGCATGGAAACAGAGGATCAAGATCTGTCACGATGTCGCCATCGCCTTAAAGTTTATGCATC ATAACTATGTTCACGGCAACATCATGAGCAGGAACATCTTCTTGAACGAAGATCTTCGAGGTAAAGTCGGAAACTTTGGCATGTCGTCAAAGGATGACAACATTGCTTCTCCAGCTACTGACGTTTTCGCTTACGGGATCATCGTAATGGAGGTTATGTCTGGACAAACCCCAGAGATGTTGCTTGGAACgcaagaaaaagaagaggaaaataGGGTTCCCGAGTGGAAGAGACTGAGAGGGGTAATCACAGGGGAGATGGAAATGCTGAGGGAAGTGATGGATAGCACGTTGGGGGAGAGCTATTCAGTTGAGTCCGCCTATGAAATGGCAAGACTTGCTACAGACTGTACTGCAGAAGAAGCAGAGTTAAGGCCGACCGCGGCTGAGATTGTAGAGAGGGTTTCGAGATTGGTGGATGAAGACGACGACGACGCAGTAATAATAGAGAGagatcataataataataccttGATTTCAGAGAGTTCTTACAAGCCTTTGGTAAGGAAAGGTGGCAGTAGTAGTATTATAGATGAATTCTAA